A single window of Mycobacterium sp. ITM-2016-00318 DNA harbors:
- a CDS encoding VOC family protein produces MNDADARSSRYNSHDPLTVLHGDDLPVQPDRAFAQRLRARLESALSLPNRTGEVDMSGTDTALAELNQPTTEHEVPRPAALPYLSVADAREAIAWYTDTFGASLVGEMYEMDDGRVGHAELQIGDGVLYLADEYPELGLKAPDPQASSVSLMLHVSDTDATLERARERNAVVQREPYENYGSRNATIIDPFGHRWMLTGPVTGAPIQIQHGDVGYVSVWTPDADRAAAFYGHVLGWNYDPETHQVTNTTERIGLYSVDGPPTLFCCYAVTDLGGARQAIVDGGGTVDELERFDFGTLSGATDSQGASFGVFQPNPGQPRPALNGSGAGELSYITYQVPDSAAFKAFYSRVLFWTFEPGRIDDGWQVQQTHPMAGVAGGSAQHVTVPMWTVDDIDAAVARVREAGGTVINEPSQQAYGKSALCTDDQGSRFYLGEV; encoded by the coding sequence GTGAACGACGCGGACGCGAGGAGCAGCAGGTACAACAGCCACGATCCGCTGACCGTGCTGCACGGCGACGACCTTCCGGTCCAGCCCGACCGGGCGTTCGCGCAACGACTGCGCGCTCGCCTGGAATCGGCGCTTTCCCTTCCGAATCGAACAGGAGAAGTCGATATGAGCGGCACCGACACCGCCCTGGCAGAACTCAACCAACCCACAACCGAACACGAGGTCCCGCGGCCCGCCGCGCTGCCCTATCTGTCCGTCGCCGATGCGCGCGAAGCGATCGCCTGGTACACCGACACGTTCGGCGCTTCACTGGTCGGCGAGATGTATGAGATGGATGACGGCCGCGTCGGCCACGCCGAGCTGCAGATCGGCGACGGCGTGCTCTACCTTGCCGATGAGTATCCCGAGCTCGGCTTGAAAGCGCCCGACCCGCAGGCAAGTTCGGTAAGCCTCATGCTGCACGTGAGCGACACCGACGCGACCCTCGAGCGGGCACGGGAGCGCAATGCCGTCGTGCAGCGCGAACCATACGAGAACTACGGCTCACGCAATGCGACGATCATCGACCCGTTCGGGCATCGCTGGATGCTCACCGGACCCGTCACCGGTGCGCCGATCCAAATTCAGCACGGCGACGTCGGCTACGTCTCGGTGTGGACGCCCGACGCCGATCGCGCGGCCGCCTTCTACGGCCACGTGCTCGGCTGGAATTACGACCCGGAAACCCACCAGGTGACCAACACCACCGAACGCATCGGGCTGTACTCGGTGGACGGCCCGCCGACGCTGTTCTGCTGCTATGCCGTGACCGACCTCGGCGGCGCACGGCAGGCGATCGTCGACGGCGGCGGGACAGTCGACGAGCTGGAGCGATTCGACTTCGGCACGCTGAGCGGTGCCACCGATTCCCAAGGTGCCTCGTTCGGTGTCTTCCAGCCGAACCCGGGACAGCCGCGTCCCGCGCTCAATGGGTCTGGCGCAGGCGAGCTTTCGTACATCACCTACCAAGTGCCCGACTCGGCGGCGTTCAAGGCGTTCTACAGCCGGGTGCTGTTCTGGACCTTCGAGCCGGGCCGGATCGACGACGGCTGGCAGGTGCAGCAGACGCACCCCATGGCCGGTGTCGCGGGCGGCAGCGCGCAACACGTGACCGTGCCCATGTGGACCGTCGACGACATCGACGCCGCGGTGGCCCGGGTTCGTGAGGCAGGGGGCACCGTCATCAACGAGCCGTCTCAGCAGGCCTACGGCAAGTCGGCGCTGTGCACCGACGATCAGGGCAGCCGCTTCTACCTAGGCGAGGTCTAG
- a CDS encoding sigma-70 family RNA polymerase sigma factor: MSAEPEPGDAPRALLALYDEALPTVYGYFVRRCGDRGAAEDLTSETFLAVMDAARKADPPPITVPWLIGVARHKLADHYRRRSDRFTVPVAELPEPVEPADEWDTQLDRIVAEAVMAKLPDQHRTVLALRYMDDCSVGECAELIGRTVHATEALLVRARRAFRSHYPVPEGGMS; this comes from the coding sequence GTGAGCGCCGAACCAGAGCCGGGTGACGCTCCGCGGGCGCTGCTGGCGCTGTACGACGAGGCACTGCCGACGGTGTACGGATATTTCGTCCGACGCTGCGGTGACCGCGGAGCGGCCGAAGACCTGACGTCGGAGACCTTCCTTGCGGTGATGGACGCCGCACGGAAAGCCGATCCGCCGCCGATCACGGTGCCCTGGCTCATCGGCGTGGCGCGCCACAAGCTCGCCGACCACTACCGGCGGCGGTCAGATCGGTTCACCGTTCCGGTGGCCGAACTCCCCGAACCGGTCGAGCCGGCCGACGAGTGGGACACCCAGCTGGACCGGATAGTCGCCGAGGCCGTGATGGCCAAACTGCCCGACCAGCACCGCACTGTGCTCGCCCTGCGCTACATGGACGACTGCAGCGTGGGTGAATGCGCCGAGCTGATCGGCCGGACCGTGCACGCGACAGAAGCTCTTCTGGTGCGGGCCCGCCGTGCCTTCAGATCGCACTACCCGGTACCGGAAGGAGGGATGTCGTGA
- the mftR gene encoding mycofactocin system transcriptional regulator (MftR, the mycofactocin system transcriptional regulator, is an uncharacterized TetR family DNA-binding transcription factor. Its role is inferred by context. It occurs as part of the biosynthesis locus for mycofactocin, a partially characterized electron carrier derived from the terminal Val-Tyr dipeptide of the precursor peptide MftA, through a radical SAM enzyme-mediated process.), whose protein sequence is MRSNSEHRVGRRRSTTTDHLSNVAIDLFVARGFDEVSVDDVAHAAGIARRTLFRYYPSKSALPWGDFDAHLERMRVQLAELDPRVPIGDALRTALLAFNTFDAAETARHRQRMRVILQTAELQAYSMTMYAGWRDVVAAFVARRLGVAAGDLVPQTVAWTVLGVALSAYEQWLADESVSLGQALDDAFDTVSAGLAALS, encoded by the coding sequence ATGCGATCGAACTCCGAGCATCGCGTGGGTCGGCGTCGCTCCACGACCACCGATCACCTGAGCAATGTCGCCATTGATCTCTTCGTGGCGCGAGGCTTCGACGAGGTGAGCGTCGATGACGTCGCGCACGCGGCGGGCATCGCGCGTCGCACGCTCTTCCGCTACTACCCGTCCAAGAGCGCACTGCCCTGGGGCGACTTCGACGCACACCTCGAGCGCATGCGTGTTCAACTCGCCGAGCTCGATCCCCGTGTGCCGATCGGCGATGCGTTGCGAACGGCGTTGTTGGCGTTCAACACTTTTGACGCTGCCGAGACGGCCAGGCACCGGCAACGAATGCGGGTCATCCTGCAGACGGCCGAACTGCAGGCGTATTCGATGACCATGTACGCCGGCTGGCGCGACGTGGTCGCGGCGTTCGTGGCGAGACGGCTGGGCGTCGCAGCCGGCGACCTCGTGCCGCAGACCGTGGCGTGGACGGTGCTCGGGGTCGCGCTGTCTGCCTACGAACAATGGCTGGCCGACGAGTCGGTGTCTCTCGGGCAGGCACTTGACGACGCCTTCGACACGGTGAGCGCGGGTCTCGCCGCGCTGAGCTGA
- the mftA gene encoding mycofactocin precursor MftA (Mycofactocin is a small molecule electron carrier derived from the final two amino acids, Val-Tyr, of MftA, the mycofactocin precursor. It plays a role in redox homeostasis and the metabolism of alcohols and aldehydes in Actinobacteria, including Mycobacterium tuberculosis.), with the protein MEPQQQENNEAELVTETLVEEVSIDGMCGVY; encoded by the coding sequence ATGGAGCCGCAGCAGCAGGAGAACAACGAGGCCGAGCTCGTCACCGAGACGCTGGTCGAAGAGGTCTCGATCGACGGGATGTGCGGGGTCTACTGA
- the mftB gene encoding mycofactocin biosynthesis chaperone MftB (MftB, a small protein, is a peptide chaperone that assists the radical SAM enzyme MftC in performing two modifications to the C-terminal Val-Tyr dipeptide of the mycofactocin precursor peptide, MftA. MftB's role is analogous to the role of PqqD in the biosynthesis of PQQ, a cofactor that derives entirely from a Tyr and a Glu in the precursor PqqA.) yields MTFDPNASWRLHHQVAVRPEPFGALLYHFGTRKLSFLKNRTIVEVINSLGDHPDVRSACRAAGVDDAQQGPYLHALGVLAESKMLVTGENT; encoded by the coding sequence ATGACGTTCGACCCGAACGCCAGTTGGCGGCTGCACCACCAGGTGGCGGTGCGGCCTGAGCCGTTCGGCGCGCTGCTGTATCACTTCGGCACGCGCAAGCTGTCGTTCCTGAAAAACCGGACCATCGTCGAGGTGATCAACTCGCTGGGCGATCACCCCGACGTCAGGTCTGCCTGTCGCGCGGCCGGCGTCGACGACGCGCAGCAGGGTCCGTATCTGCATGCCCTCGGTGTGCTGGCCGAGTCGAAGATGCTCGTAACGGGAGAGAACACATGA
- the mftC gene encoding mycofactocin radical SAM maturase (MftC is a radical SAM/SPASM enzyme that catalyzes the first two steps in biosynthesis of the electron carrier mycofactocin from the terminal Val-Tyr dipeptide of the precursor peptide MftA.), translating to MTSVQPVPRLVEQFEHGLDAPICLTWELTYACNLACVHCLSSSGKRDPRELSTQQCKDIIDELERMQVFYVNIGGGEPTVRPDFWELVDYATAHRVGVKFSTNGVRITSEVAAKLAASDYVDVQISLDGATAEVNDAVRGEGSFAMAIRALENLADAGFKDAKISVVVTRHNVDQLDEFAALAARYGATLRITRLRPSGRGADVWDELHPTPQQQVQLYDWLVERGDRVLTGDSFFHLSGLGAPGALAGLNLCGAGRVVCLIDPVGDVYACPFAIHDRFLAGNILSDGGFDSVWKNAPLFRELREPQSAGACGSCGHYDSCRGGCMAAKFFTGLPLDGPDPECVEGWGVPALEKERVKPKPSGDHSRGTKQGPIPLVLTTKPRRLNVAAGAAPSRLCNESPV from the coding sequence ATGACCTCAGTTCAGCCTGTGCCACGGCTGGTCGAGCAGTTCGAGCATGGCCTCGACGCGCCGATCTGCCTGACCTGGGAGCTGACCTACGCGTGCAATCTTGCGTGCGTGCACTGTCTGTCGTCGTCGGGTAAGCGTGATCCGCGGGAGCTGTCCACCCAGCAGTGCAAGGACATCATCGACGAACTCGAGCGCATGCAGGTGTTCTATGTGAACATCGGCGGCGGCGAGCCCACTGTGCGGCCGGACTTCTGGGAGCTCGTCGACTACGCCACCGCACATCGTGTCGGGGTGAAGTTCTCGACCAACGGCGTGCGCATCACCAGCGAGGTCGCGGCCAAGCTCGCCGCCAGCGACTACGTCGATGTGCAGATATCGCTCGACGGCGCCACCGCCGAGGTCAACGACGCCGTGCGCGGCGAAGGCTCGTTCGCGATGGCGATCCGAGCATTGGAGAATCTCGCCGACGCCGGTTTCAAGGACGCCAAGATCTCAGTGGTCGTGACGCGCCACAACGTCGATCAACTTGACGAATTCGCTGCTCTGGCAGCGCGTTACGGGGCAACTCTGCGCATCACGCGGCTCAGGCCTTCCGGCCGTGGTGCAGACGTCTGGGACGAATTGCATCCGACCCCGCAACAGCAGGTTCAGCTCTACGACTGGCTGGTCGAGCGTGGCGACCGTGTGCTCACCGGTGACTCCTTCTTCCACCTGTCCGGGCTTGGTGCGCCTGGCGCACTCGCCGGGCTCAACCTGTGCGGCGCCGGTCGCGTGGTCTGCCTCATCGACCCTGTCGGCGACGTATACGCCTGCCCGTTCGCCATCCACGACCGGTTCCTGGCTGGAAACATCCTGTCCGACGGCGGCTTTGACAGTGTCTGGAAGAACGCGCCGCTGTTCCGCGAGCTGCGGGAGCCGCAGTCGGCCGGCGCCTGCGGGAGCTGTGGACATTACGACAGCTGCCGCGGCGGTTGCATGGCCGCAAAGTTCTTCACCGGCCTTCCGCTCGACGGCCCCGACCCCGAATGCGTTGAGGGTTGGGGAGTTCCGGCACTCGAAAAAGAGCGGGTCAAGCCGAAGCCCAGTGGCGACCATTCCCGAGGAACCAAGCAGGGGCCGATTCCGCTGGTTCTGACGACCAAACCACGCCGGCTGAATGTCGCCGCCGGAGCGGCTCCGTCCCGCCTGTGTAACGAAAGTCCGGTCTGA
- the mftD gene encoding pre-mycofactocin synthase MftD (MftD, an enzyme found in the mycofactocin biosynthesis locus, performs an oxidative deamination of 3-amino-5-[(p-hydroxyphenyl)methyl]-4,4-dimethyl-2-pyrrolidinone (AHDP). The resulting compound, now called pre-mycofactocin (PMFT), is a biologically active redox cofactor that can oxidize the non-exchangeable NADH of TIGR03971 family SDR-type oxidoreductases.) has product MARDKWFETVAFAQQRAKKRLPKSVYSALLAASEKGITVADNVDAFGELGFAPHVVGAIEKRDLATTVMGQEISLPVLISPTGVQAVHPDGEVAVARAAAARGTAMGLSSFASKPIEEVVAANPKTFFQVYWLGGRDAIAARVERARAAGAVGLIATTDWSFAHGRDWGSPKIPEHMNLRTTVRMLPEGLTRPGWLLQWAKTMRPPDLRVPNQASLGEPGPPFFAAYGEWMATPPPTWEDIAWLRELWGGPFMLKGVMRVDDAKRAVESGVSAISVSNHGGNNLDGTPASIRALGPIADAVGDQIEVLLDGGVRRGSDVVKALALGAKAVMIGRAYLWGLAAEGQAGVENVLDVLRGGIDSAMMGLGRASVHDLVEGDVVVPPGFIRALGVPSEPGA; this is encoded by the coding sequence ATGGCACGAGACAAGTGGTTCGAGACGGTGGCGTTCGCCCAGCAGCGGGCGAAGAAGAGGCTGCCGAAGTCCGTCTACAGTGCGCTACTCGCCGCCAGTGAGAAGGGCATCACAGTCGCCGACAATGTCGACGCGTTCGGCGAGCTGGGGTTCGCGCCGCATGTCGTCGGCGCCATCGAGAAGCGCGATCTGGCGACGACCGTTATGGGGCAGGAGATTTCGCTGCCTGTGCTGATCTCGCCGACGGGTGTGCAGGCAGTCCATCCGGACGGCGAGGTCGCCGTCGCCCGCGCTGCGGCCGCCAGGGGCACGGCGATGGGTCTGTCCTCGTTCGCCAGCAAACCGATCGAGGAGGTTGTCGCCGCCAACCCGAAGACGTTCTTCCAGGTGTACTGGCTCGGCGGCAGAGACGCGATCGCCGCCCGGGTGGAACGCGCCAGGGCGGCCGGTGCCGTCGGCTTGATCGCCACGACGGACTGGAGCTTCGCGCACGGCCGTGACTGGGGCAGCCCGAAGATTCCCGAACACATGAATCTGCGCACCACCGTGCGTATGCTTCCCGAGGGCCTCACCCGGCCCGGCTGGCTTCTGCAATGGGCCAAGACCATGCGCCCGCCGGATCTGCGGGTGCCGAACCAGGCATCGCTCGGCGAACCGGGGCCACCCTTCTTCGCCGCCTACGGCGAGTGGATGGCCACGCCCCCGCCGACCTGGGAGGACATCGCCTGGCTGCGTGAGCTGTGGGGCGGGCCGTTCATGCTCAAGGGCGTGATGCGCGTCGATGACGCGAAACGCGCAGTGGAGTCCGGTGTTTCGGCGATATCGGTGTCGAATCACGGCGGTAACAATCTGGACGGAACACCGGCGTCGATCCGGGCCCTTGGACCTATCGCGGACGCGGTTGGCGATCAGATCGAGGTGCTGCTCGACGGCGGCGTGCGTCGCGGCAGCGACGTGGTCAAGGCGCTGGCGCTCGGAGCGAAGGCGGTCATGATCGGGCGCGCGTATCTCTGGGGGCTGGCGGCCGAGGGTCAGGCAGGCGTCGAGAACGTGCTCGACGTCCTCCGCGGTGGTATCGACTCGGCGATGATGGGACTCGGCCGCGCTTCGGTGCACGACCTCGTTGAGGGCGACGTCGTCGTACCGCCGGGCTTCATCCGGGCGCTCGGGGTGCCGTCCGAACCTGGCGCCTGA
- the mftE gene encoding mycofactocin biosynthesis peptidyl-dipeptidase MftE translates to MNSSYHRLVAFPSELGNSTSRQLHGTSPTLIIPVGSTEQHGPHLPLDTDTRIAAAVAREAAERLAGADHDSGWTIAPPINYGASGEHESFPGTVSIGTSALRLLLVEFGRSAAGWAGRLVFVNGHGGNVEAMTAATALLRYEGRDVAWCSCGVPNSDAHAGHTETSVLLHISPEAVRLDELVTGNRAPLAELLPAMRNGGMAAVSELGVLGDPTTATAAEGERLFAEMVDGCVRRIARWKPDRDGMLT, encoded by the coding sequence GTGAATTCGTCCTACCATCGGCTCGTGGCTTTCCCCAGCGAGCTAGGGAACTCAACGTCGAGGCAGCTGCACGGCACTTCACCCACGTTGATTATCCCGGTAGGTTCTACCGAACAGCATGGACCGCACCTGCCGCTGGACACTGATACCCGGATCGCCGCAGCAGTCGCACGCGAGGCAGCTGAACGCCTGGCGGGCGCCGATCATGATTCCGGATGGACGATTGCACCACCGATCAACTACGGCGCCAGCGGCGAACACGAGAGCTTTCCCGGCACGGTGTCCATCGGCACCTCGGCGTTGCGGCTGTTGCTGGTGGAGTTCGGCAGGTCGGCAGCCGGCTGGGCGGGGCGGCTGGTGTTCGTCAACGGGCACGGGGGAAACGTCGAGGCCATGACCGCTGCGACGGCATTGCTGAGGTACGAGGGACGCGACGTCGCGTGGTGCTCATGTGGCGTGCCGAACTCCGATGCCCACGCCGGACACACCGAAACATCTGTATTGCTACATATTTCGCCGGAGGCTGTGCGGCTCGATGAGCTGGTCACCGGGAATCGGGCACCGCTGGCCGAACTGCTGCCCGCGATGCGCAACGGGGGGATGGCTGCGGTGAGTGAGCTGGGCGTTCTAGGGGATCCCACGACGGCCACCGCGGCCGAAGGTGAACGCTTGTTCGCCGAGATGGTCGACGGGTGCGTCAGGCGGATAGCGCGCTGGAAGCCGGACCGTGACGGGATGCTCACGTGA
- the mftF gene encoding mycofactocin biosynthesis glycosyltransferase MftF (Members of this protein family, MftF, are glycosyltransferases, members of PF00535 (glycosyl transferase family 2). The encoding gene is found as part of the mycofactocin cassette, in Mycobacterium tuberculosis, many other Actinobacteria, and occasional members of other lineages. Mycofactocin itself, a putative redox carrier, is a heavily modified derivative of the C-terminal Val-Tyr dipeptide of the mycofactocin precursor MftA (TIGR03969).), whose protein sequence is MSHPRLPDGFAVQVDRRVKVLGEGSALLGGSPTRLLRLAPAAQTMLNGGRLEVHDALSAQVARTLLDATVAHPRPASGPSHRDVTVVIPVRNNISGVHRLAPTLRGMRVVVVDDGSATPIQHADFNGMHCDVRVLRHPRSRGPAAARNTGLAVCTTDFVAFLDSDVVPRRGWLEALLGHFCDPAVALVAPRIVNLAQPDNLVARYEAVRSSLDLGQREAPVVPYGTVAYVPSAAIICRRSVLTQVGGFDETLKSGEDVDLCWRFVEAGARLRYEPIAMVAHEHRTQLREWFARRAFYGESAAPLSVRHPGKTAPLVISGWTLLVWILLTMGSPIGYLASMVVATITGRRIANSLGTVDTEPKEVAVVAAHGLWSGALQLAAAICRHYWPIALILAVLSRRCRNVVLIAAIIDGVADWVKRRGNADDDTKPVGLVSYLLLKRLDDIAYGTGLWTGVVRERHVGALKPQIRT, encoded by the coding sequence GTGAGCCACCCGCGGCTGCCCGACGGGTTCGCCGTACAGGTCGATCGCCGAGTCAAGGTGCTCGGGGAGGGCTCGGCGCTGCTCGGGGGTTCCCCCACCCGGCTGCTGCGGCTGGCGCCCGCCGCGCAGACCATGCTCAACGGTGGTCGGCTCGAGGTGCACGACGCGCTGAGCGCGCAGGTCGCGCGTACGCTCCTCGACGCGACAGTTGCGCATCCCAGGCCCGCCAGCGGTCCCTCCCATCGCGACGTCACCGTCGTAATCCCAGTGCGCAACAACATATCCGGTGTACATCGGCTGGCGCCTACATTGCGCGGCATGCGGGTGGTGGTGGTCGACGACGGATCGGCGACGCCTATCCAGCACGCCGACTTCAACGGCATGCACTGTGACGTCCGCGTGTTGCGCCATCCCCGCAGCAGGGGCCCTGCGGCCGCGCGGAACACCGGCTTGGCCGTGTGCACCACCGACTTCGTCGCATTCCTCGACTCGGACGTAGTGCCGCGGCGCGGATGGCTCGAGGCGCTGCTCGGCCACTTCTGCGACCCGGCGGTGGCCTTGGTGGCACCGCGCATCGTCAACCTTGCGCAGCCGGACAACTTGGTGGCGCGGTACGAGGCGGTCCGCTCATCGCTGGACCTCGGCCAGCGCGAGGCTCCGGTGGTTCCCTACGGCACTGTCGCCTACGTGCCGAGTGCAGCGATCATCTGTAGGCGATCGGTTCTGACGCAGGTCGGCGGATTCGACGAGACGCTGAAATCCGGCGAGGACGTCGACCTGTGCTGGCGGTTCGTCGAGGCAGGCGCCCGGTTGCGCTACGAACCCATCGCCATGGTGGCTCACGAGCACCGTACGCAGTTGCGAGAGTGGTTCGCGCGCAGAGCTTTCTACGGCGAATCGGCCGCCCCACTGTCGGTTCGCCACCCCGGTAAGACCGCACCGCTGGTGATCTCCGGATGGACGTTGTTGGTGTGGATCCTGCTGACGATGGGGTCGCCGATCGGGTACCTGGCGTCCATGGTGGTCGCGACGATCACTGGGCGCAGGATCGCCAACTCGCTCGGCACCGTCGACACCGAACCCAAGGAAGTCGCGGTCGTCGCCGCCCATGGCCTCTGGTCGGGGGCCCTGCAGCTGGCCGCGGCGATCTGTCGGCACTATTGGCCCATCGCCCTGATCCTCGCGGTGTTGTCCCGCCGCTGTAGGAATGTGGTGCTGATCGCCGCGATCATCGACGGTGTCGCGGACTGGGTCAAGCGTCGCGGCAACGCCGACGACGACACGAAGCCGGTCGGCCTTGTCAGCTACCTGCTGCTGAAGCGACTCGACGACATCGCCTACGGAACCGGGCTGTGGACCGGCGTAGTGCGTGAACGTCATGTCGGCGCCCTCAAGCCGCAGATCCGGACCTGA
- the mftG gene encoding mycofactocin system GMC family oxidoreductase MftG gives MSAPSSRRSGPEAALHSDVLIVGAGSAGSVLTERLSRDVGCRITVVEAGPAPSDPKVSSQITDAVRMPIGAASSVVRHYASTLTDQPARTGHIMRGAVVGGSGAVNGGYFCRALPEDFDRWAVAGWSWADVLPHFLSIENDLDFVGPLHGSSGPIIVRRVSEFDGCTRAFVNAAAELGYPWVADLNGVGAGDPLPVGIGAVPLNINGGIRVGPGGAFLQPALARPNVTLIADTRVVRIRFEQQRAVGVECTDSDGDKMLSADRIVLSAGAIGSAQLLMVSGVGPEDALTAAGIPVVSKAPVGERTSDHPEWVLPVDWTPSHDLPPVEAILTTPNGLEIRPYTRGFGAMVGRLGAEDPADRPHIGVALMRPRSRGRLRVVSDDPAVTPVIEHRYDSDPHDVAMLSAGAELARELASSSTKVGQAAWSTSQHLCATAPMGPDEDDTAVVDERCRVRGADRLWVVDGSVLPTVTGRGPHATIVMLGHRAAEFIDA, from the coding sequence ATGTCGGCGCCCTCAAGCCGCAGATCCGGACCTGAAGCCGCGTTGCACAGCGACGTATTGATAGTCGGCGCCGGTAGTGCCGGATCGGTCTTAACAGAACGTCTTTCGCGTGATGTGGGCTGTCGGATCACGGTCGTGGAGGCCGGTCCGGCACCGTCTGATCCCAAAGTCAGCAGCCAGATCACCGATGCGGTTCGAATGCCGATCGGCGCAGCCAGCTCGGTGGTGCGGCACTATGCGTCGACGCTGACCGATCAGCCCGCTCGGACGGGCCACATCATGCGCGGTGCGGTCGTCGGCGGGTCTGGGGCCGTCAACGGTGGTTACTTCTGTCGGGCGCTTCCGGAGGACTTCGACAGGTGGGCTGTTGCCGGCTGGTCCTGGGCTGATGTGCTGCCGCACTTCCTGTCGATCGAGAATGATCTCGACTTCGTCGGGCCGCTGCACGGCTCTTCTGGTCCGATAATCGTGCGTCGAGTATCTGAATTCGACGGTTGCACCAGGGCCTTCGTAAATGCGGCTGCCGAACTGGGATATCCGTGGGTAGCCGATCTCAATGGTGTGGGTGCCGGCGATCCGCTTCCGGTGGGAATCGGTGCCGTACCGCTGAACATCAACGGAGGAATCAGGGTCGGTCCCGGCGGCGCGTTCCTGCAGCCTGCGCTCGCCCGCCCCAACGTAACGCTGATCGCCGATACCCGGGTCGTGCGTATCCGGTTCGAACAACAGCGCGCGGTCGGTGTGGAATGTACGGATTCGGACGGCGACAAGATGCTCTCGGCAGATCGAATTGTATTGTCTGCCGGTGCGATCGGGTCGGCACAGCTGCTGATGGTTTCCGGTGTGGGACCTGAGGACGCGCTCACCGCCGCGGGGATCCCTGTCGTTTCAAAGGCGCCGGTGGGGGAGCGCACGAGCGACCATCCCGAATGGGTGCTGCCGGTGGACTGGACGCCGAGCCACGATCTTCCCCCTGTCGAGGCGATACTGACCACGCCGAACGGGCTGGAGATTCGCCCCTACACCCGGGGCTTCGGAGCCATGGTGGGACGCCTGGGCGCCGAAGACCCGGCGGATCGCCCGCACATCGGTGTCGCGCTGATGCGGCCCAGGTCAAGGGGCAGGCTGCGAGTGGTGTCGGACGACCCGGCGGTGACCCCGGTCATCGAGCACCGATACGACAGCGATCCGCACGATGTCGCGATGCTGAGCGCGGGTGCTGAGTTGGCCCGTGAACTAGCCTCCAGCTCAACGAAAGTCGGCCAGGCAGCCTGGTCCACGTCGCAGCATCTGTGTGCGACCGCGCCGATGGGCCCCGACGAAGATGACACAGCGGTCGTCGACGAGCGGTGCCGGGTGCGCGGCGCCGACCGGTTATGGGTCGTTGACGGGTCGGTCCTGCCGACCGTCACCGGCCGCGGTCCCCACGCCACGATCGTGATGCTCGGGCATCGCGCCGCCGAGTTCATCGACGCCTGA